Proteins from a single region of Megalopta genalis isolate 19385.01 chromosome 3, iyMegGena1_principal, whole genome shotgun sequence:
- the LOC143259130 gene encoding FK506-binding protein 59-like isoform X3: protein MRGQLIPGCFWLEPLSTEVCTCGTNRYSVKRLLFKTYINQNIKTMTAVDISPKKDGGVLKEIIKEGIGDETPSPGCKVTVHYVGTLMDGTEIDSSRQRNEPFKFDLKAGSVIKAWDIGVATMKKGEIAILTCASEYAYGAMGSPPSIPPNVTLKFEIEMIDWAGEDLSLAQDGSIERHQIIQGKNYSSPEEGALVNIHLTGMYEGKVFEDRDVEFNLGEGEDSGVIDGIEQALKKFKRGEKSRLIIKSKHAFKNVGKSEFDIPPDATVEYIVELKSFEKDEEMWYLEGDKKIELAETYKEKGTNYFKANKYTLATKMYQKVVSLLECKNNFENLQGKRDKLILSAYLNLALCYLKLDQNVEAKDRCNKALELSPANEKALYRRGQAFLALASPEIAIGDFQTVLEIQPKNTAALKNIEICNAQIKAQLAKEKKLYANMFDKFAQEDKQ from the exons ATGCGAGGCCAGTTAATTCCTGGCTGTTTCTGGTTGGAACCACTATCTACGGAAGTTTGTACGTGTGGTACAAACAGATATTCTGTAAAACgtttattatttaaaacataCATTAATCAAAACATAAAAAC aATGACTGCTGTGGATATATCTCCTAAGAAGGATGGTGGagtattgaaagaaattattaaagaaggtATCGGAGATGAAACTCCATCACCTGGATGTAAGGTAACTGTACATTACGTTGGTACCTTGATGGATGGTACAGAGATAGATTCCAGTAGACAACGTAACGAACCGTTTAAGTTTGATCTTAAAGCAGGAAGTGTTATCAAAGCTTGGGATATTGGAGTTGCTACTATGAAAAAAGGTGAAATTGCAATATTGACTTGTGCTTCTGAATATGCATACGGGGCTATGGGTAGCCCACCAAGTATTCCTCCAAATGTAACTCTTAAATTTGAA ATTGAAATGATTGATTGGGCAGGGGAAGATTTGAGCCTTGCCCAAGATGGAAGTATTGAAAGGCATCAAATTATTCAAGGAAAAAATTATAGTTCTCCTGAGGAAGGTGCTTTAGTGAATA TCCATTTAACGGGAATGTATGAAGGcaaggtatttgaagatagagATGTAGAGTTCAATCTTGGTGAAGGAGAAGATTCTGGTGTTATAGATGGTATAGAACAAGCTTTGAAAAAATTTAAGAGAGGAGAGAAATCAAGactaataataaaaagtaaacaTGCATTTAAAAATGTGGGAAAATCAGAATTTGATATTCCCCCTGATGCAACTGTAGAATATATAGTAGAATTGAAAAGTTTTGAAAag GATGAAGAAATGTGGTATTTGGAAGGTGACAAAAAGATAGAGCTGGCTGAAACTTATAAAGAAAAAGGAACAAATTACTTTAAAGCTAACAAGTATACTTTAGCTACTAAAATGTATCAAAAAGTTGTTTCACTTTTGGAATGTAAGAATAACTTCGAAAATCTGCAAGGGAAACGAGATAAACTCATCTTATCTGCATATTTAAACCTTGCTCTGTGTTACTTAAAGTTAGATCAAAATGTTGAAGCAAAAGATCGGTGTAATAAAGCTTTGGAATTAAGTCCGGCAAATGAAAAAGCATTATACAGAAGAGGACAAGCTTTTCTTGCGCTAGCATCACCTGAAATTGCAATTGGAGATTTTCAAACAGTGTTAGAAATACAACCAAAAAATACAGCAGCTCTTAAAAACATTGAAATCTGTAATGCCCAGATTAAGGCACAATTAGCAAAAGAGAAAAAATTATATGCAAATATGTTTGATAAATTCGCTCAGGAGGATAAACAG TAA
- the LOC143259130 gene encoding FK506-binding protein 59-like isoform X2, translating to MRGQLIPGCFWLEPLSTEVCTCGTNRYSVKRLLFKTYINQNIKTMTAVDISPKKDGGVLKEIIKEGIGDETPSPGCKVTVHYVGTLMDGTEIDSSRQRNEPFKFDLKAGSVIKAWDIGVATMKKGEIAILTCASEYAYGAMGSPPSIPPNVTLKFEIEMIDWAGEDLSLAQDGSIERHQIIQGKNYSSPEEGALVNIHLTGMYEGKVFEDRDVEFNLGEGEDSGVIDGIEQALKKFKRGEKSRLIIKSKHAFKNVGKSEFDIPPDATVEYIVELKSFEKDEEMWYLEGDKKIELAETYKEKGTNYFKANKYTLATKMYQKVVSLLECKNNFENLQGKRDKLILSAYLNLALCYLKLDQNVEAKDRCNKALELSPANEKALYRRGQAFLALASPEIAIGDFQTVLEIQPKNTAALKNIEICNAQIKAQLAKEKKLYANMFDKFAQEDKQEEEKLREQSDVMNVTLGEWGQEERPGGRDATAFEKENPNILMLNANGTGEFQDM from the exons ATGCGAGGCCAGTTAATTCCTGGCTGTTTCTGGTTGGAACCACTATCTACGGAAGTTTGTACGTGTGGTACAAACAGATATTCTGTAAAACgtttattatttaaaacataCATTAATCAAAACATAAAAAC aATGACTGCTGTGGATATATCTCCTAAGAAGGATGGTGGagtattgaaagaaattattaaagaaggtATCGGAGATGAAACTCCATCACCTGGATGTAAGGTAACTGTACATTACGTTGGTACCTTGATGGATGGTACAGAGATAGATTCCAGTAGACAACGTAACGAACCGTTTAAGTTTGATCTTAAAGCAGGAAGTGTTATCAAAGCTTGGGATATTGGAGTTGCTACTATGAAAAAAGGTGAAATTGCAATATTGACTTGTGCTTCTGAATATGCATACGGGGCTATGGGTAGCCCACCAAGTATTCCTCCAAATGTAACTCTTAAATTTGAA ATTGAAATGATTGATTGGGCAGGGGAAGATTTGAGCCTTGCCCAAGATGGAAGTATTGAAAGGCATCAAATTATTCAAGGAAAAAATTATAGTTCTCCTGAGGAAGGTGCTTTAGTGAATA TCCATTTAACGGGAATGTATGAAGGcaaggtatttgaagatagagATGTAGAGTTCAATCTTGGTGAAGGAGAAGATTCTGGTGTTATAGATGGTATAGAACAAGCTTTGAAAAAATTTAAGAGAGGAGAGAAATCAAGactaataataaaaagtaaacaTGCATTTAAAAATGTGGGAAAATCAGAATTTGATATTCCCCCTGATGCAACTGTAGAATATATAGTAGAATTGAAAAGTTTTGAAAag GATGAAGAAATGTGGTATTTGGAAGGTGACAAAAAGATAGAGCTGGCTGAAACTTATAAAGAAAAAGGAACAAATTACTTTAAAGCTAACAAGTATACTTTAGCTACTAAAATGTATCAAAAAGTTGTTTCACTTTTGGAATGTAAGAATAACTTCGAAAATCTGCAAGGGAAACGAGATAAACTCATCTTATCTGCATATTTAAACCTTGCTCTGTGTTACTTAAAGTTAGATCAAAATGTTGAAGCAAAAGATCGGTGTAATAAAGCTTTGGAATTAAGTCCGGCAAATGAAAAAGCATTATACAGAAGAGGACAAGCTTTTCTTGCGCTAGCATCACCTGAAATTGCAATTGGAGATTTTCAAACAGTGTTAGAAATACAACCAAAAAATACAGCAGCTCTTAAAAACATTGAAATCTGTAATGCCCAGATTAAGGCACAATTAGCAAAAGAGAAAAAATTATATGCAAATATGTTTGATAAATTCGCTCAGGAGGATAAACAG GAAGAGGAAAAGCTACGAGAGCAATCAGATGTAATGAATGTGACATTGGGTGAATGGGGACAAGAAGAACGACCTGGTGGTAGAGATGCAACTGCCTTTGAAAAAGAGAATCCGAACATACTTATGCTCAACGCTAATGGTACCGGCGAATTTCAGGATATGTAA
- the LOC143259130 gene encoding FK506-binding protein 59-like isoform X1, whose amino-acid sequence MRGQLIPGCFWLEPLSTEVCTCGTNRYSVKRLLFKTYINQNIKTMTAVDISPKKDGGVLKEIIKEGIGDETPSPGCKVTVHYVGTLMDGTEIDSSRQRNEPFKFDLKAGSVIKAWDIGVATMKKGEIAILTCASEYAYGAMGSPPSIPPNVTLKFEIEMIDWAGEDLSLAQDGSIERHQIIQGKNYSSPEEGALVNIHLTGMYEGKVFEDRDVEFNLGEGEDSGVIDGIEQALKKFKRGEKSRLIIKSKHAFKNVGKSEFDIPPDATVEYIVELKSFEKDEEMWYLEGDKKIELAETYKEKGTNYFKANKYTLATKMYQKVVSLLECKNNFENLQGKRDKLILSAYLNLALCYLKLDQNVEAKDRCNKALELSPANEKALYRRGQAFLALASPEIAIGDFQTVLEIQPKNTAALKNIEICNAQIKAQLAKEKKLYANMFDKFAQEDKQKEEEKLREQSDVMNVTLGEWGQEERPGGRDATAFEKENPNILMLNANGTGEFQDM is encoded by the exons ATGCGAGGCCAGTTAATTCCTGGCTGTTTCTGGTTGGAACCACTATCTACGGAAGTTTGTACGTGTGGTACAAACAGATATTCTGTAAAACgtttattatttaaaacataCATTAATCAAAACATAAAAAC aATGACTGCTGTGGATATATCTCCTAAGAAGGATGGTGGagtattgaaagaaattattaaagaaggtATCGGAGATGAAACTCCATCACCTGGATGTAAGGTAACTGTACATTACGTTGGTACCTTGATGGATGGTACAGAGATAGATTCCAGTAGACAACGTAACGAACCGTTTAAGTTTGATCTTAAAGCAGGAAGTGTTATCAAAGCTTGGGATATTGGAGTTGCTACTATGAAAAAAGGTGAAATTGCAATATTGACTTGTGCTTCTGAATATGCATACGGGGCTATGGGTAGCCCACCAAGTATTCCTCCAAATGTAACTCTTAAATTTGAA ATTGAAATGATTGATTGGGCAGGGGAAGATTTGAGCCTTGCCCAAGATGGAAGTATTGAAAGGCATCAAATTATTCAAGGAAAAAATTATAGTTCTCCTGAGGAAGGTGCTTTAGTGAATA TCCATTTAACGGGAATGTATGAAGGcaaggtatttgaagatagagATGTAGAGTTCAATCTTGGTGAAGGAGAAGATTCTGGTGTTATAGATGGTATAGAACAAGCTTTGAAAAAATTTAAGAGAGGAGAGAAATCAAGactaataataaaaagtaaacaTGCATTTAAAAATGTGGGAAAATCAGAATTTGATATTCCCCCTGATGCAACTGTAGAATATATAGTAGAATTGAAAAGTTTTGAAAag GATGAAGAAATGTGGTATTTGGAAGGTGACAAAAAGATAGAGCTGGCTGAAACTTATAAAGAAAAAGGAACAAATTACTTTAAAGCTAACAAGTATACTTTAGCTACTAAAATGTATCAAAAAGTTGTTTCACTTTTGGAATGTAAGAATAACTTCGAAAATCTGCAAGGGAAACGAGATAAACTCATCTTATCTGCATATTTAAACCTTGCTCTGTGTTACTTAAAGTTAGATCAAAATGTTGAAGCAAAAGATCGGTGTAATAAAGCTTTGGAATTAAGTCCGGCAAATGAAAAAGCATTATACAGAAGAGGACAAGCTTTTCTTGCGCTAGCATCACCTGAAATTGCAATTGGAGATTTTCAAACAGTGTTAGAAATACAACCAAAAAATACAGCAGCTCTTAAAAACATTGAAATCTGTAATGCCCAGATTAAGGCACAATTAGCAAAAGAGAAAAAATTATATGCAAATATGTTTGATAAATTCGCTCAGGAGGATAAACAG AAGGAAGAGGAAAAGCTACGAGAGCAATCAGATGTAATGAATGTGACATTGGGTGAATGGGGACAAGAAGAACGACCTGGTGGTAGAGATGCAACTGCCTTTGAAAAAGAGAATCCGAACATACTTATGCTCAACGCTAATGGTACCGGCGAATTTCAGGATATGTAA